A single window of Rhodococcus jostii RHA1 DNA harbors:
- a CDS encoding TerD family protein — translation MTVHLVPGQNAPLPSRVLRFRAVDATPIDVSALIVDGDLRTLSSDHFVFYNQRRAAGVELEADGTVRLQLDEVDAAAAGVLCVVSVDPASPNGPSTLSREGLSATLTDENGRPLVVFDVPLVGSEAAAICLEIYRRGTEWKVRAVGQGYDGGLAELVTRHGVEVDEPAHPVAEEVPATPGPAGIPLDPAHSFERAWMIFEDAARSAASFRSSRDYAQARLDDELSESVADPSTRNSPAVVQSQARAQERCDALVAEAQRKFDGETSQLADELRAIDPLLPRSLATFESAAWTSPVTGSAVTDGLRLGELSAPDLGELRVPFCVHYPLGRPLWIVGDPAEAAPVVAALAARMLVASPAAQRLEVVDLSGSLRTFTEPLGALLASPVVSSASDITARLTALSESVDLAEMAARSGIRDTLPEPRLVILGDFPHGFGAEDAARIVHLADHGPAVGTSLIIVGDSASADSDPGVAVLERIAQQVPTSGVLTVSDPWTGNDWILTPDRLPDHPLHRASVLDSLTGQ, via the coding sequence GTGACGGTCCACCTCGTTCCGGGGCAGAACGCCCCGCTGCCGTCGCGCGTCCTGCGTTTCCGCGCGGTCGATGCGACGCCGATCGACGTTTCCGCGCTGATCGTGGACGGCGATCTCCGCACGCTGTCCTCGGACCACTTCGTGTTCTACAACCAGCGGCGCGCCGCCGGGGTGGAACTCGAGGCGGACGGAACGGTCCGGCTGCAGCTGGACGAGGTGGACGCCGCTGCGGCCGGTGTGCTCTGCGTGGTCAGTGTCGATCCGGCGTCCCCGAACGGTCCGTCGACGCTGTCCCGGGAGGGGCTGTCGGCCACTCTCACCGACGAAAATGGTCGTCCGCTGGTCGTTTTCGATGTTCCGCTGGTCGGTTCCGAGGCGGCCGCGATCTGCCTCGAGATCTACCGGCGCGGCACCGAATGGAAGGTGCGGGCCGTCGGGCAGGGATACGACGGCGGCCTCGCCGAACTCGTCACCCGGCACGGCGTCGAGGTGGACGAACCCGCACACCCTGTCGCCGAGGAGGTTCCGGCGACACCCGGTCCTGCGGGCATACCGCTCGACCCGGCCCACTCGTTCGAGAGAGCGTGGATGATCTTCGAGGACGCCGCCCGGTCCGCGGCCTCCTTCCGATCCTCCCGCGACTACGCGCAGGCGCGGCTGGACGACGAACTCTCCGAGTCGGTGGCCGACCCGTCCACACGCAACAGTCCGGCGGTCGTGCAATCGCAGGCCAGGGCGCAGGAGCGGTGCGATGCCCTCGTCGCCGAGGCTCAGCGCAAATTCGACGGCGAGACTTCGCAACTGGCCGACGAACTCCGCGCCATCGACCCGCTGCTGCCGCGGTCACTGGCCACCTTCGAATCCGCCGCCTGGACGAGCCCCGTCACCGGCAGCGCGGTAACGGACGGGCTGAGGCTCGGCGAGCTCTCCGCACCCGATCTCGGTGAGCTGCGGGTGCCGTTCTGCGTCCATTACCCGTTGGGGCGTCCGCTCTGGATCGTCGGCGATCCGGCCGAGGCCGCACCGGTGGTCGCGGCGCTGGCGGCGCGCATGCTGGTCGCGTCACCTGCGGCACAGCGGTTGGAGGTGGTCGACCTCAGCGGCTCGCTGCGCACGTTCACCGAACCCCTCGGCGCACTTCTGGCTTCGCCCGTCGTGTCCTCGGCGTCCGACATCACCGCCCGCCTCACCGCGCTGTCCGAGAGCGTCGACCTCGCAGAAATGGCGGCCCGCAGCGGAATCCGCGACACCCTGCCGGAGCCGCGGCTGGTGATCCTGGGCGACTTCCCGCACGGGTTCGGCGCCGAGGACGCCGCCCGCATCGTGCACCTCGCCGATCACGGTCCCGCGGTCGGGACGTCGCTGATCATCGTCGGCGACAGTGCCTCCGCGGATTCGGATCCGGGTGTCGCGGTACTCGAACGCATCGCGCAGCAGGTTCCGACGTCGGGGGTCCTCACCGTCTCCGACCCGTGGACCGGCAACGACTGGATCCTGACACCCGACCGGCTCCCGGACCACCCCCTCCACCGAGCCTCGGTGCTGGATTCACTGACCGGGCAGTAG
- a CDS encoding MarR family winged helix-turn-helix transcriptional regulator: MVFMSTAPRPDEDFTDRVRREWAETHPEVDTSPIEVMGRITRIGSQALQQLDRALDASGVSRAEFDVLCVLARSDRPLRASEVTAVTMLSGASTTKHVDRLARLGLVERLPFERDGRVVLLHLTESGRQLVDTEFPQRVERDRQFLAGLDEDECAVLAGLLRRIAANVESGIRR, from the coding sequence ATGGTTTTCATGAGCACTGCCCCACGTCCGGATGAGGACTTCACCGATCGCGTTCGACGCGAATGGGCCGAGACCCATCCCGAAGTGGACACGTCACCGATCGAAGTGATGGGCCGTATCACCCGGATCGGATCCCAGGCCTTGCAGCAACTCGACCGCGCCCTGGACGCGAGCGGGGTCTCGCGCGCCGAGTTCGACGTCCTGTGCGTACTCGCCCGCAGCGATCGGCCACTGCGGGCCAGCGAGGTCACCGCCGTGACGATGCTCAGCGGCGCATCCACCACCAAGCACGTCGACCGCCTCGCCCGGCTGGGCCTCGTGGAACGGCTACCGTTCGAACGCGACGGGCGCGTCGTGTTGCTCCACCTGACCGAGTCCGGGCGGCAACTCGTCGACACCGAGTTCCCGCAGCGCGTCGAACGCGATCGGCAATTTCTCGCCGGGCTCGACGAGGACGAATGCGCCGTCCTGGCCGGGCTGCTCCGGCGGATCGCCGCCAACGTCGAATCCGGGATTCGCCGGTAG
- a CDS encoding FUSC family protein codes for MQASPRYAPDLSRLHHSRGALAYSVAPSTWRRAFEVRNADATIAPALRVGAATALVLVIGGLLGHGNLAGFAALGALTAAFGRYEPYPRLARKAGLVGVALIAFVAGGALLGAAGLSLWLQIAVMSVASGVAAWLLAAFRIAGPGPVILVFAATAAVGHATHLSDLGPAVVAVAIGVVVGWLAAMTPCLFVPLGPARLAVARALAAAAELQRAHDASAIASARKAIDNARDVIAHSGRGRDGHSHQLFALLAEADTVVDRWAHERDHDTLRALVDHESELRKVKRRSDLSAFGAETAVLPRPGGFFADGLRALRSRVGIVNAARIAAAAALAGWICVAIGLEHPLWASMGAMAAMQGFNFSQTVQRGIQRLVGNVAGAVLAAGLIAAAMGYWQTVVVIVVLQTVTELVVIKNYAFASVAITPMALLLTGLGSAVAPDIAVSRIVDTLVGVVVGVIVSAVAISRTDHHHVG; via the coding sequence ATGCAGGCTTCCCCTCGATACGCACCCGACCTCAGCCGGCTCCATCACTCCCGTGGGGCGCTGGCCTACTCGGTGGCGCCGTCGACGTGGCGTCGTGCGTTCGAGGTCCGGAACGCCGATGCCACCATCGCTCCCGCACTGCGGGTGGGTGCGGCGACGGCTCTGGTGCTGGTCATCGGTGGTCTTCTCGGGCACGGCAACCTCGCGGGTTTCGCGGCACTCGGTGCGCTGACCGCCGCGTTCGGTCGATACGAGCCGTACCCGCGGCTCGCCCGCAAGGCGGGACTCGTCGGTGTCGCGCTCATCGCCTTCGTTGCCGGTGGAGCGCTCCTCGGTGCAGCGGGACTGTCACTCTGGCTCCAGATAGCGGTCATGTCCGTCGCGTCGGGAGTCGCCGCGTGGCTGCTGGCGGCGTTCCGTATCGCCGGTCCCGGCCCGGTCATCCTGGTCTTCGCGGCGACCGCGGCGGTCGGCCACGCGACCCATCTCTCCGATCTCGGACCGGCCGTCGTGGCCGTGGCGATCGGTGTCGTCGTGGGCTGGCTCGCCGCCATGACGCCCTGCCTGTTCGTTCCTCTCGGTCCCGCCCGGCTGGCGGTGGCGCGGGCACTCGCCGCGGCCGCGGAACTGCAGCGTGCACACGACGCCTCCGCGATCGCGTCCGCACGCAAGGCCATCGACAACGCGCGTGACGTGATCGCCCACAGCGGGCGGGGCCGGGACGGGCACTCCCACCAGTTGTTCGCGCTTCTCGCCGAAGCGGACACGGTCGTCGATCGGTGGGCGCACGAGCGTGACCACGACACCCTGCGTGCGCTCGTCGATCACGAGTCCGAACTGCGTAAGGTGAAGCGCCGCAGCGATCTTTCGGCCTTCGGTGCGGAGACCGCGGTGCTGCCGCGGCCGGGTGGCTTCTTCGCAGACGGTCTCCGGGCGCTGCGGTCGCGAGTGGGGATCGTCAACGCGGCCCGTATCGCCGCTGCCGCCGCGCTGGCCGGATGGATCTGTGTGGCAATCGGATTGGAGCATCCGCTGTGGGCGTCGATGGGTGCGATGGCCGCGATGCAGGGTTTCAACTTCAGCCAGACCGTGCAGCGGGGAATTCAGCGGCTCGTCGGTAACGTGGCGGGCGCCGTCCTCGCCGCCGGGCTGATCGCCGCCGCGATGGGGTACTGGCAGACCGTCGTGGTCATCGTGGTGCTGCAGACCGTCACCGAGCTGGTGGTCATCAAGAACTACGCGTTCGCATCCGTCGCCATCACGCCCATGGCTCTGCTGCTCACCGGCCTCGGGTCGGCGGTCGCACCGGACATCGCGGTGAGCCGCATCGTCGACACGCTCGTCGGTGTGGTGGTCGGGGTGATCGTCTCCGCTGTCGCGATCAGCCGGACCGACCACCATCACGTGGGCTGA
- a CDS encoding cysteine protease StiP family protein: MTAPLTGPAFGSYSTDEVGWLLKDLSHVDLEADVAERERRIQSGESHYAETLPIEYQPDAEYRELFEKVLQDSSIRLARAVGTVTDLVLAERGRDVTLVSLARAGTPVGVLMRRWARDVHGLTLPHYAVSIVRDRGIDAVALDYLARHHDSKNVVFVDGWTGKGAIARELSQALAEYREAGGADFDDDLAVLADPGHCARTFGTRDDFLIASACLNSTVSGLVSRTVLNDTLIGPGDFHGAKFYAHLAGEDVSNHLLDSVSASFGDVREHVPGDVEDLLRSDRTPTWDGWKSVEAVREQYGISSVNFVKPGVGETTRVLLRRVPWRVLVRDLDAPEHAHIRLLAAARAVPVEEVPGLAYSCMGLIKDVT; encoded by the coding sequence GTGACGGCGCCGCTGACCGGCCCGGCGTTCGGTTCGTACTCCACCGACGAGGTGGGCTGGCTGCTCAAGGATCTGTCGCACGTCGACCTCGAAGCCGATGTCGCCGAGCGGGAGCGCCGCATCCAGTCGGGTGAGTCCCACTACGCGGAGACGCTGCCCATCGAGTACCAGCCCGACGCGGAGTACCGCGAGCTGTTCGAGAAGGTGCTGCAGGACAGCTCCATCCGGCTGGCGCGCGCCGTGGGGACGGTCACCGACCTCGTGCTGGCCGAGCGGGGCCGCGACGTCACCCTCGTGTCACTGGCGCGTGCGGGAACCCCGGTGGGGGTGCTCATGCGCCGCTGGGCGCGGGACGTCCACGGGTTGACGCTGCCGCACTACGCCGTCTCCATCGTCCGCGACCGGGGGATCGACGCCGTCGCGCTCGACTACCTTGCGCGTCATCACGACTCGAAGAACGTGGTGTTCGTCGACGGCTGGACGGGCAAGGGCGCCATCGCCCGCGAGCTGTCGCAGGCACTCGCCGAGTACCGCGAAGCCGGTGGCGCCGACTTCGACGACGACCTCGCCGTCCTCGCCGATCCCGGGCACTGCGCTCGCACGTTCGGCACCCGCGACGACTTCCTGATCGCCTCCGCGTGCCTGAACTCCACCGTGTCGGGCCTGGTGTCGCGGACCGTCCTCAACGACACGCTGATCGGACCCGGCGACTTCCACGGCGCCAAGTTCTACGCGCACCTCGCGGGCGAGGACGTGTCCAACCACCTCCTCGATTCCGTCAGCGCGTCCTTCGGGGACGTGCGCGAGCACGTTCCCGGCGACGTCGAGGACCTGCTGCGGTCGGACCGCACCCCCACCTGGGACGGTTGGAAGTCCGTCGAGGCGGTCCGGGAGCAGTACGGGATCTCGAGTGTGAACTTCGTGAAGCCGGGCGTCGGCGAGACCACCCGGGTGCTGCTGCGCCGGGTGCCGTGGCGGGTGCTCGTCCGCGACCTCGACGCCCCGGAGCACGCACACATCCGGCTACTCGCCGCCGCGCGTGCGGTCCCCGTCGAAGAGGTTCCCGGCCTGGCATATTCGTGTATGGGCCTGATCAAGGATGTGACATGA
- a CDS encoding DUF72 domain-containing protein: MAEARIGISGWTYPGWRGDFYPDGLAHRKELAYAAGRLTSIEINGSFYSLQRPTSYAKWRDETPEDFVFAVKGGRYITHMKRLVGAETALANFFASGVLALGPKLGPLLWQLPPTLAFDSTSLAAFFDQLPRTTTDAATLASRHDDKLTDDRAWTETDADRPVRHALEVRHPSFDTEEARELLRAHDVAFVVADTAGRFPYVEAATSDFVYARLHGDKELYASGYTDEALDEWARKFERWLGQGLDCFAYFDNDMKGYAPFDALRLIERLR; encoded by the coding sequence ATGGCTGAGGCCCGCATAGGTATCTCCGGCTGGACGTATCCCGGTTGGCGCGGTGACTTCTACCCGGACGGTCTGGCCCATCGCAAGGAGTTGGCCTACGCCGCGGGGCGATTGACATCCATCGAGATCAACGGGTCCTTCTATTCGTTGCAGCGACCGACGAGTTACGCGAAGTGGCGTGACGAGACACCGGAGGATTTCGTCTTCGCCGTCAAGGGTGGTCGCTACATCACGCACATGAAGAGGCTGGTCGGCGCCGAGACGGCGCTGGCGAACTTCTTCGCATCCGGGGTGCTCGCGTTGGGCCCCAAGCTCGGACCGCTGCTGTGGCAACTGCCCCCGACGCTCGCGTTCGATTCGACGAGTCTCGCAGCGTTCTTCGACCAGCTGCCGCGGACGACCACCGATGCCGCGACGCTCGCGTCTCGACACGACGACAAGCTCACCGACGACAGGGCATGGACGGAGACGGACGCCGATCGCCCCGTCCGCCACGCCCTCGAGGTCCGGCACCCCAGTTTCGACACGGAGGAGGCGAGGGAGTTGCTCCGCGCGCACGACGTCGCGTTCGTCGTCGCGGACACGGCAGGCCGGTTCCCGTACGTGGAGGCGGCGACGAGCGATTTCGTCTACGCCCGGTTGCACGGGGACAAGGAGTTGTATGCCAGCGGCTACACGGACGAGGCGCTGGACGAGTGGGCCCGCAAGTTCGAGCGATGGCTCGGGCAGGGCCTCGACTGTTTCGCGTACTTCGACAACGACATGAAGGGGTACGCGCCGTTCGACGCGCTGCGGTTGATCGAGCGGCTGCGCTGA
- a CDS encoding ABC1 kinase family protein — MQEPTARPVGPYASGPPPAALTVHSASLDHFRAAELWRALVIGVVVVAYTLFALVTWPVRRRGRTLADAASEGLVNGFEVLGPTFVKVGQLMASSSGVFPAPLANACLRCLDDVPPVPAEEARRVIEADLGHPVDALFASFDDVPLAAASVAQVHGCVLPDGREAVIKVQRPDIFRRMVVDLRTAYWGARILEKLFEFFRIANATAIIRDLHAATMTELNSAVEADRQARFRTNIGAFGDNKGVTTPEVYWDYCGPHVICMERMYGLPLDRFPDLVHMDTRMLIRRGVKVWIESVILHGPFHGDVHAGNLWVLDDGRIAMLDFGIVGELPDSWRQILRDMFYATLIDGDFSRMARGIRSLGYATDNDATDDEIGLQVAAALAPLLGRDLGELRLSELIMALIGIGKKWGVASPEELVLFGKQLGYFERYATELAPGWVIGQDLFLFRNVFPDAVAAKALELGVELPDE, encoded by the coding sequence GTGCAAGAGCCAACGGCACGTCCAGTCGGCCCGTACGCTTCGGGGCCGCCACCTGCAGCCCTGACCGTGCACTCCGCGAGCCTCGACCATTTCCGTGCCGCGGAGTTGTGGCGGGCGCTCGTCATCGGCGTGGTCGTCGTCGCCTACACCCTGTTCGCGCTGGTCACCTGGCCTGTCCGACGTCGCGGCCGCACCCTTGCGGACGCGGCGTCGGAGGGCCTGGTCAACGGTTTCGAAGTGCTGGGGCCGACATTCGTCAAGGTCGGTCAGCTGATGGCGTCGTCCTCCGGGGTGTTCCCCGCCCCGCTGGCCAACGCGTGTCTGCGATGTCTCGACGACGTGCCGCCGGTGCCCGCCGAGGAGGCCCGCCGGGTCATCGAAGCCGACCTGGGCCATCCCGTCGACGCGCTGTTCGCGTCGTTCGACGACGTCCCCCTCGCCGCCGCCTCCGTCGCGCAGGTCCACGGCTGCGTACTCCCCGACGGCAGGGAAGCCGTCATCAAGGTGCAACGCCCCGACATCTTCCGGCGCATGGTGGTGGACCTGCGCACCGCGTACTGGGGTGCGCGGATCCTCGAGAAGCTGTTCGAGTTCTTCCGCATCGCCAACGCCACCGCCATCATCCGCGACCTCCACGCGGCCACGATGACCGAACTCAACAGTGCGGTCGAGGCCGACCGGCAGGCCCGGTTCCGGACCAACATCGGGGCGTTCGGCGACAACAAGGGCGTCACCACCCCCGAGGTGTACTGGGACTACTGCGGCCCGCACGTCATCTGCATGGAACGCATGTACGGCCTGCCGCTCGACCGGTTCCCCGACCTCGTCCACATGGACACCCGCATGCTGATCCGCCGCGGCGTCAAGGTGTGGATCGAGTCCGTCATCCTCCACGGCCCGTTCCACGGCGACGTGCACGCCGGCAACCTGTGGGTCCTCGACGACGGACGCATCGCGATGCTCGACTTCGGCATCGTCGGTGAGCTCCCCGATTCGTGGCGGCAGATCCTGCGCGACATGTTCTACGCGACTCTGATCGACGGCGACTTCTCCCGGATGGCACGCGGAATCCGGAGCCTCGGCTACGCGACGGACAACGACGCCACCGACGACGAGATCGGACTCCAGGTGGCCGCCGCCCTCGCACCGCTACTGGGCCGGGACCTCGGTGAGCTGCGGCTCAGCGAACTCATCATGGCGCTGATCGGCATCGGCAAGAAATGGGGCGTCGCCAGCCCCGAGGAACTCGTCCTGTTCGGGAAGCAGCTCGGCTACTTCGAGCGCTACGCCACCGAACTCGCCCCCGGCTGGGTGATCGGGCAGGACCTGTTCCTGTTCCGCAACGTCTTCCCGGACGCCGTCGCCGCGAAGGCCCTCGAACTCGGGGTCGAACTGCCCGACGAGTGA
- a CDS encoding SDR family oxidoreductase, giving the protein MMAKRRVAVVVGARGVIGGNLIDHLEATGEWEIIGLSRRGGSDTDRVRHIAVDLLDQRDAAEKLGELRDVTHIFYAAYQDRPSWAELVAPNFAMLVNTVNALEPVAAGLEHISLMQGYKVYGAHLGPFKTPARESDPPHMPPEFNVDQQQFLEGRQRGKRWTWSAIRPSVVCGFALGNPMNLALVIAVYATMSKELGVPLRFPGKPGAYTSLIEMTDAGLLAEATVWAATTPECANQAFNINNGDLFRWDEMLPKIADFFDLDVAPPLPMSMDVVMADKEPVWNDLVAKHGLEPTPYSDVSSWAFGDFVFGWDYDVIADGSKARRLGFHRHVETEQMFLDIFRDLRARKIIP; this is encoded by the coding sequence ATGATGGCGAAGCGCAGAGTGGCAGTGGTCGTCGGTGCGCGCGGGGTGATCGGCGGAAATCTGATCGACCACCTCGAGGCAACCGGGGAGTGGGAGATCATCGGACTGTCGCGACGCGGCGGATCCGACACCGACCGGGTGCGGCACATCGCGGTCGATCTGCTCGACCAGCGCGACGCCGCCGAGAAGCTGGGTGAACTGCGCGACGTGACCCACATCTTCTACGCCGCCTACCAGGACCGCCCGTCGTGGGCTGAGCTCGTCGCGCCCAACTTCGCGATGCTGGTCAACACGGTGAACGCGCTCGAACCCGTGGCTGCCGGGCTCGAGCACATCAGCCTGATGCAGGGGTACAAGGTCTACGGCGCCCACCTCGGACCGTTCAAGACGCCGGCGCGCGAGAGCGACCCGCCGCACATGCCGCCCGAGTTCAACGTGGATCAGCAGCAGTTCCTCGAAGGCCGTCAGCGTGGCAAGAGGTGGACGTGGTCCGCGATCCGCCCCTCGGTCGTGTGCGGATTCGCTCTCGGCAATCCGATGAATCTCGCGCTGGTGATTGCCGTCTACGCGACGATGTCGAAGGAACTCGGCGTGCCACTGCGGTTCCCGGGTAAGCCCGGCGCGTACACGAGTCTGATCGAGATGACCGACGCCGGACTGCTGGCGGAGGCGACCGTCTGGGCCGCGACCACCCCCGAGTGTGCGAATCAGGCTTTCAACATCAACAACGGCGATCTGTTCCGCTGGGACGAGATGCTGCCGAAGATCGCGGATTTCTTCGACCTGGACGTCGCACCGCCGCTGCCGATGTCGATGGACGTCGTCATGGCCGACAAGGAGCCGGTGTGGAACGACCTCGTCGCGAAGCACGGGCTGGAGCCGACGCCGTACTCGGACGTCTCGTCGTGGGCGTTCGGCGACTTCGTCTTCGGCTGGGACTACGACGTCATCGCCGACGGTTCCAAGGCGCGCCGGCTGGGTTTCCACCGTCACGTCGAGACCGAGCAGATGTTCCTCGACATCTTCCGCGACCTTCGGGCCCGGAAGATCATCCCCTGA
- a CDS encoding GYD domain-containing protein: protein MPRYLWQVTYSPEGAKGLLAEGGTARREAITQMVESVGGTVESCYFALGGRDLFVIGDVPDDVAAAALGIRTTASGAARSESVVLLTPEQVDDAVRRDAEYRAPGS from the coding sequence ATGCCGAGATATCTCTGGCAGGTCACGTACTCACCCGAAGGCGCGAAGGGTTTACTCGCCGAAGGCGGCACCGCACGACGCGAGGCGATCACGCAGATGGTCGAAAGCGTCGGGGGCACAGTCGAATCCTGTTACTTCGCACTGGGTGGCCGGGATCTGTTCGTCATCGGTGACGTGCCGGACGACGTCGCGGCCGCCGCGCTCGGGATCCGCACCACCGCTTCCGGTGCGGCGAGATCCGAATCGGTGGTGCTGCTGACGCCGGAGCAGGTGGACGACGCGGTGCGCCGGGACGCCGAGTACCGGGCGCCCGGCAGCTGA
- a CDS encoding LLM class F420-dependent oxidoreductase gives MTETTAETPQLGQFGVWRHAGGLAPEVGAAIESAGYGAIWIGGSPPADLDVAERLLDATSTITVATGIVNIWTAPADEVATSFHRLEARHPGRFLLGIGVGHPEQPGLNYSKPYAALVEYLDALDGAGVPAGRRVLAALGPKVLELSAARAAGAHPYLTTPQHTREARELLGPGPVIAPEQKVVLDTDPERARPIGRSAVEDPYLHLRNYVNNLKRLGYTDEQIENGGSDDLIDALVAHGDTQYVAGRLREHLDAGADHVAIQVLPAGDDPVPALRELAGALGL, from the coding sequence ATGACGGAGACCACAGCAGAAACCCCGCAGCTCGGACAGTTCGGCGTTTGGCGTCACGCCGGCGGACTGGCCCCTGAGGTGGGTGCGGCGATCGAATCGGCAGGCTACGGCGCGATCTGGATCGGCGGCTCCCCGCCTGCCGACCTCGACGTCGCCGAGCGCCTGCTCGACGCGACATCCACCATCACGGTCGCGACCGGAATCGTGAACATCTGGACCGCCCCCGCCGACGAGGTCGCTACCTCGTTTCACCGGCTCGAAGCGCGTCATCCAGGGCGCTTCCTCCTCGGCATCGGCGTCGGCCATCCCGAACAGCCCGGCCTGAACTACAGCAAGCCGTACGCCGCGCTCGTGGAGTATCTCGACGCCCTCGATGGTGCCGGCGTCCCGGCGGGACGACGCGTCCTGGCCGCCCTCGGTCCGAAGGTTCTCGAACTGTCCGCAGCCCGCGCCGCCGGGGCCCATCCGTACCTGACCACGCCGCAGCACACCCGTGAAGCGCGGGAACTGCTGGGCCCGGGCCCGGTGATCGCGCCGGAGCAGAAGGTCGTGCTGGACACCGATCCGGAACGCGCTCGCCCCATCGGACGTTCGGCCGTCGAGGATCCGTACCTGCACCTGCGCAACTACGTCAACAATCTGAAACGGCTCGGGTACACCGACGAGCAGATCGAGAACGGCGGCAGCGACGACCTCATCGACGCGCTCGTCGCCCACGGCGACACGCAGTACGTCGCCGGTCGCCTCCGGGAACACCTCGACGCGGGCGCCGATCACGTGGCCATCCAGGTACTCCCCGCAGGTGACGATCCGGTGCCTGCCCTGCGGGAACTCGCAGGCGCGCTGGGACTCTGA
- a CDS encoding ArsR/SmtB family transcription factor → MNELPDATDLALVFKALSNPTRVRILQWLKDPDSFPPQLEPAEEVGVCLKHIQARAEVSQSTASQYMAALQSAGLVTSHRIGQWTHYRRNEDRIARLADHIRTEL, encoded by the coding sequence GTGAATGAACTTCCGGACGCGACCGACCTGGCCCTCGTCTTCAAAGCGTTGTCGAACCCGACCCGCGTACGCATCCTGCAGTGGCTGAAGGACCCCGACAGCTTTCCCCCGCAACTCGAACCCGCGGAAGAGGTGGGCGTGTGCCTGAAGCACATTCAGGCGAGGGCCGAGGTCTCCCAATCGACGGCCTCGCAGTACATGGCCGCCCTACAGAGCGCCGGACTGGTCACCAGCCATCGGATCGGCCAGTGGACCCACTACCGCCGCAACGAGGACCGGATCGCCCGGCTGGCCGATCACATCCGCACCGAACTCTGA
- a CDS encoding TerD family protein, with protein sequence MSTPLAKGQNGPLSVDDVIVSLELTAAADLSALLVTDSGKVRSDADFVFFNQPTGPGVQLVPGATGQAASLKVSLGAVPADIAQVRAVITLDDATSSFGRSAPPTARVADGAGNSLYEYKIEGLNSESIVIALELYRRQGAWKVRAVGQGYAGGFAALVTDHGVSVDDAPAPAAAPAPAAAPVQQPPAPAPAPQAAYPPPAAPVAPPAPAAPPAPAAPSAPAEVSLTKARPVSLSKGQKVTLRKDGGVALTYIQMGLGWDPIEKRGMFGNRSANVDLDASAVLFADNNMVDVAYYGQLASKDGSIRHQGDNLTGEGAGDDEVILVDLTRIPPHISTIVFIVTSYRGHTFEQVKNAFCRLVDTTSSAELARFTLQGGMPFTGMVMAKVYRVGGEWKLQAIGEGIQAKHAGEAAPQLGRFLGV encoded by the coding sequence GTGTCCACTCCGCTAGCCAAGGGTCAGAACGGCCCGCTGAGCGTCGACGACGTCATCGTCTCCCTCGAACTGACGGCCGCCGCCGACCTGTCCGCGCTGCTCGTCACGGACTCGGGGAAGGTCCGCTCGGACGCCGACTTCGTTTTCTTCAACCAGCCGACCGGTCCCGGGGTGCAACTCGTCCCCGGAGCCACCGGACAGGCGGCCTCGCTGAAGGTGTCGCTCGGCGCGGTGCCTGCCGACATCGCGCAGGTGCGCGCGGTCATCACCCTCGACGACGCCACCAGTAGCTTCGGCCGCTCCGCTCCGCCGACCGCCCGGGTCGCCGACGGCGCCGGAAACTCGCTGTACGAGTACAAGATCGAGGGGCTGAACTCCGAGTCGATCGTCATCGCGCTCGAGCTGTACCGACGCCAGGGCGCCTGGAAGGTGCGGGCCGTGGGGCAGGGCTACGCCGGCGGGTTCGCCGCACTCGTCACCGATCACGGCGTGTCCGTTGACGACGCTCCCGCACCCGCCGCCGCTCCCGCACCCGCCGCCGCTCCCGTCCAGCAGCCGCCGGCTCCCGCACCGGCACCGCAGGCCGCCTACCCGCCGCCGGCCGCACCGGTCGCGCCCCCGGCTCCCGCTGCACCCCCCGCGCCAGCCGCTCCGTCTGCTCCGGCCGAGGTCAGTCTCACCAAGGCGCGACCGGTCAGCCTCTCCAAGGGGCAGAAGGTCACGCTCCGCAAGGACGGTGGCGTCGCACTGACGTACATCCAGATGGGACTCGGCTGGGATCCGATCGAGAAGCGCGGCATGTTCGGGAACCGTTCCGCCAACGTCGACCTCGACGCGTCGGCGGTCCTGTTCGCGGACAACAACATGGTCGACGTCGCCTACTACGGCCAGCTGGCGTCGAAGGACGGATCGATCCGGCATCAGGGCGACAACCTCACCGGTGAGGGCGCCGGCGACGACGAGGTGATCCTCGTGGATCTCACCCGCATTCCGCCGCACATCTCGACCATCGTGTTCATCGTGACGTCGTACCGCGGGCACACGTTCGAGCAGGTGAAGAACGCCTTCTGCCGCCTCGTGGACACCACGTCGTCGGCCGAACTCGCCCGGTTCACGCTGCAGGGCGGGATGCCGTTCACCGGAATGGTGATGGCCAAGGTGTACCGGGTGGGCGGCGAGTGGAAGCTGCAGGCTATCGGTGAGGGTATTCAGGCCAAGCACGCCGGTGAGGCTGCGCCTCAACTCGGCCGCTTCCTCGGCGTGTAG